In Malus sylvestris chromosome 15, drMalSylv7.2, whole genome shotgun sequence, a single genomic region encodes these proteins:
- the LOC126604041 gene encoding uncharacterized protein LOC126604041 isoform X1 produces the protein MSKNNGQLDINIEESLFERVLNEVAFGETLFLQVALGIGEEPSGSLLKAYHLKDGANESIEFTNRQDGNEYDSFPNEKEALNVIKGLNDAYISKDEKLVLDFLQAIHTAEKRQAELDANVFSEEKRRLKEKYEKELKDAGTRELMLAEEAAMLDKVQEFSHIYYLFYFQWTIFSCFLIWSLDWEDTLYKLCLHELLIIDGHFASHFLFPHGYFAPAWE, from the exons ATGAGTAAAAACAATGGTCAATTGGACATTAACATCGAAGAGAGCTTATTTGAAAGGGTTTTAAATGAAGTTGCGTTTGgcgaaactttgtttttacaggTTGCATTAGGTATTGGTGAAGAGCCATCAGGTTCTCTCCTCAAGGCATATCATCTGAAGGATGGGGCCAACGAAAGCATCGAATTTACTAATAGGCAGGATGGTAATGAATACGATAGCTTTCCTAATGAAAAAGAG GCGCTCAATGTAATCAAAGGGCTAAACGATGCTTACATATCCAAAGATGAAAAGTTAGTTCTTGACTTCTTACAAGCCATTCATACCGCTGAGAAAAGGCAAGCGGAGTTAGATGCTAATGTTTTTTCAGAAGAAAAGAGAAGGTTAAAG GAGAAGTATGAAAAGGAACTAAAGGATGCTGGGACTAGGGAGCTGATGCTTGCAGAAGAGGCAGCAATGCTAGACAAGGTTCAAGAGTTCTCTcatatatattatttgttttattttcaatgGACTATCTTCTCTTGCTTTCTCATTTGGAGCCTTGACTGGGAGGACACCTTGTATAAACTGTGTCTGCATGAGTTGTTAATTATTGACGGACATTTTGCATCACATTTTTTATTCCCTCACGGGTATTTTGCACCCGCTTGGGAATAA
- the LOC126604041 gene encoding uncharacterized protein LOC126604041 isoform X2, translating to MSKNNGQLDINIEESLFERVLNEVAFGETLFLQVALGIGEEPSGSLLKAYHLKDGANESIEFTNRQDGNEYDSFPNEKEALNVIKGLNDAYISKDEKLVLDFLQAIHTAEKRQAELDANVFSEEKRRLKEKYEKELKDAGTRELMLAEEAAMLDKTQKVWSTTIVDAQNQKVLEQRKSDRESARK from the exons ATGAGTAAAAACAATGGTCAATTGGACATTAACATCGAAGAGAGCTTATTTGAAAGGGTTTTAAATGAAGTTGCGTTTGgcgaaactttgtttttacaggTTGCATTAGGTATTGGTGAAGAGCCATCAGGTTCTCTCCTCAAGGCATATCATCTGAAGGATGGGGCCAACGAAAGCATCGAATTTACTAATAGGCAGGATGGTAATGAATACGATAGCTTTCCTAATGAAAAAGAG GCGCTCAATGTAATCAAAGGGCTAAACGATGCTTACATATCCAAAGATGAAAAGTTAGTTCTTGACTTCTTACAAGCCATTCATACCGCTGAGAAAAGGCAAGCGGAGTTAGATGCTAATGTTTTTTCAGAAGAAAAGAGAAGGTTAAAG GAGAAGTATGAAAAGGAACTAAAGGATGCTGGGACTAGGGAGCTGATGCTTGCAGAAGAGGCAGCAATGCTAGACAAG ACTCAAAAAGTTTGGAGTACTacaattgttgatgcacaaaaccagaaggtcttggaacaacgtaaatcggaccgtgaatctgcaagaaagtaa
- the LOC126604040 gene encoding uncharacterized protein LOC126604040, with protein MGNNKRFKNHKPPHRDRGQSSRTHHHLPQSDESLPSDQATEEEPTATGPKIQLAMWDFGQCDAKRCTGRKLSRFGFLKELRVNNGFGGIVLSPVGMLCVSREDYSLIQRKGLAVVDCSWARLDDVPFVKLRCTAPRLLPWLVAANPVNYGRPCQLSCVEALSAALFICGEEETANLLLGKFKWGHAFLSLNRELLKAYSKCENSAEIISVQNDWLSQNSQVPKSPREVKGGGADLSSLGEDEEGSCDSDDGLPPLERNMNHLDIQESDEESD; from the exons ATGGGTAACAACAAGCGGTTCAAGAACCATAAGCCGCCTCACCGTGACCGTGGGCAATCTAGCCGGACCCATCACCATCTTCCACAGTCTGACGAATCCCTACCGTCCGATCAAG CTACCGAAGAGGAGCCAACAGCAACAGGTCCCAAAATCCAGCTTGCAATGTGG GATTTTGGCCAATGTGATGCAAAAAGATGCACGGGACGCAAGCTTTCAAGATTTGGCTTTTTGAAA GAATTGCGTGTCAATAATGGTTTTGGAGGCATTGTTTTGAG TCCAGTTGGGATGCTTTGTGTCTCAAGAGAAGATTATAGTTTAATCCAGCGAAAAGGATTGGCTGTTGTGGATTGCTCTTGGGCACGCTTGGATGATGTACCATTTGTGAAGCTGCGTTGCACTGCTCCTCGCCTCT TGCCTTGGCTTGTAGCAGCAAATCCAGTAAATTATGGTCGACCCTGTCAACTATCTTGTGTGGAGGCATTATCTGCGGCTTTGTTCATATG TGGGGAAGAAGAAACTGCAAATTTGTTGCTTGGAAAGTTCAAATGGGGTCATGCTTTCCTGTCCCTGAATAG GGAACTTCTGAAGGCATACTCCAAATGTGAAAATAGTGCTGAAATAATTTCGGTCCAAAATGATTGGCTTTCACAAAACAGTCAGGTTCCAAAGTCTCCTAGAGAAGTAAAAG GAGGAGGAGCCGACCTGTCCTCTCTCGGTGAAGATGAGGAGGGCTCTTGTGATTCCGATGATGGGCTTCCGCCACTGGAAAGGAATATGAATCACTTAGACATACAGGAAAGTGATGAAGAAAGTGATTAA
- the LOC126604042 gene encoding DNA-directed RNA polymerases II and V subunit 8A-like gives MVDFLFDDIFSIEKVDPDGKKFDKVSRIVAQSEKHDVLLLLDVNTEIYPMHVKEKFLMVLSPTLEWSGAPVTGKRGQVEQKSLADKFEYIMHGLLYKMSTASSESSKGKPKASDEGSKTEVKVEVYASFGGLQMMLKGDPSSCTKFKIDQNLFLLIRKLM, from the exons atggttgatttcctgTTTGATGATATATTTAGCATTGAGAAAGTGGACCCAGATGGCAAAAAATTTGACAAAG TTTCCCGGATTGTAGCACAGAGTGAGAAGCATGATGTGTTGCTGCTCCTAGATGTGAATACGGAAATATATCCTATGCATGTAAAGGAGAAGTTCTTGATGGTGCTGTCTCCCACACTTGAGTGGAGCGGAGCACCTGTTACTGGAAAACGTGGACAG GTTGAGCAGAAATCTCTTGCTGACAAATTTGAATATATTATGCATGGATTGCTGTACAAAATGTCAACAGCAAGTTCAGAATCTTCAAAAGGAAAACCCAAGGCTTCAGATGAAGGTTCAAAGACTGAGGTCAAAGT GGAGGTATACGCTTCATTTGGTGGGCTTCAGATGATGCTGAAAGGAGATCCTTCAAGTTGTACTAAGTTTAAGATTGATCAGAACTTATTTTTGCTTATCAGGAAATTGATGTGA